The following are encoded in a window of Brevibacillus ruminantium genomic DNA:
- a CDS encoding DUF3907 family protein codes for MSVTHLKQLCEETYAKLKRVSMDLERYLNQVTLSGLIEQSGDPEEYEAYYRNYLSDLRHLLVYCENANERLGVALRRVKFHEEYAEEVLYQVYHSCINNFYYPKGEVYDEDGRYSYTDHDAIIFRKEVTPELKQLTLSLSKVFEQLRDELHYYETDYITKRRMQQA; via the coding sequence ATGTCAGTGACTCATCTGAAGCAGTTGTGTGAAGAGACGTATGCGAAGTTGAAAAGAGTTAGCATGGACCTGGAACGCTATTTGAATCAAGTAACCTTGTCGGGGTTAATTGAACAGTCTGGTGATCCTGAGGAATACGAGGCGTATTACCGGAACTATTTGTCCGACCTGCGCCATTTGCTGGTGTATTGTGAAAATGCCAACGAACGGCTGGGCGTAGCCCTGCGCCGGGTAAAGTTCCATGAAGAGTATGCTGAAGAGGTCCTGTATCAGGTGTATCATTCCTGTATTAACAATTTCTACTATCCCAAAGGTGAAGTGTACGACGAGGATGGCCGCTATTCCTACACGGATCACGATGCCATTATCTTCCGCAAAGAGGTAACCCCTGAGCTAAAACAGTTGACGCTATCTTTGTCCAAGGTATTCGAACAATTGCGTGATGAGCTTCATTACTATGAGACTGACTACATTACAAAAAGACGCATGCAACAAGCGTAA
- a CDS encoding PucR family transcriptional regulator gives MYEWKKAAEKVRQATGLPISYFYGKEHEVAQKMRQWKKDGWEIVAYSFSPEESSLVAIPSDAWEGVSRTLLSLLFSEPPEREKDTGGSLHAQLTSWLTAIVAGGPALPPEGLVQQWHWQEPRLPFLLEHARDEGSHLWTALTPMLDDFFKGAPPSAFLLSSSYFLLAVPVSSLGKSLDLETRMEWASSLHDLITTECMENVRVIAGEPIDQPSLLDDALSKALTLSRTLRKFRSKTMVACTSHFPLERWALLLPSETQASLLRTVEEMMPLPQLSSEQIETLEAFFALQLNISETARQLFLHRNTLIYRLDKLTEQTGLDPRQFTEAVLLQLLLLFRQK, from the coding sequence ATGTACGAGTGGAAAAAAGCAGCAGAAAAAGTACGGCAGGCTACCGGCCTGCCTATTTCCTATTTCTATGGAAAAGAACATGAAGTCGCACAAAAAATGAGGCAATGGAAAAAGGATGGCTGGGAAATCGTCGCCTACTCCTTTTCCCCGGAAGAAAGCAGTCTGGTTGCCATCCCCAGCGATGCCTGGGAAGGCGTTTCTCGTACCCTTCTTTCCTTGCTGTTTTCAGAACCGCCTGAGAGAGAAAAAGATACCGGTGGATCTCTTCACGCTCAGCTGACCAGTTGGTTAACCGCAATTGTTGCCGGCGGTCCTGCCCTCCCCCCGGAGGGGTTGGTGCAGCAGTGGCATTGGCAAGAGCCGCGACTCCCTTTTTTACTGGAGCATGCCCGGGATGAAGGGAGTCACCTCTGGACGGCGCTCACCCCGATGCTGGATGATTTTTTCAAAGGGGCGCCCCCCTCTGCTTTTCTCTTGTCCTCTTCCTATTTTTTGCTCGCTGTACCCGTTTCGTCACTGGGGAAAAGCCTTGATCTGGAGACGAGGATGGAATGGGCCTCCAGCCTGCATGATCTGATTACAACAGAGTGCATGGAAAATGTCCGGGTGATCGCAGGGGAACCGATTGATCAGCCGAGCCTGTTGGATGATGCCCTCAGCAAAGCCTTGACCCTCTCAAGGACGCTGCGAAAATTTCGGTCCAAAACGATGGTTGCCTGCACATCGCATTTTCCATTGGAGCGGTGGGCTTTGCTGCTTCCCTCCGAAACTCAGGCCTCCCTGCTGCGCACCGTGGAAGAGATGATGCCGCTTCCCCAACTGAGCAGCGAGCAGATCGAGACGCTGGAAGCGTTTTTTGCCCTTCAGTTAAACATCAGCGAAACGGCCCGGCAGTTGTTCCTCCATCGCAATACACTCATTTATCGCCTGGACAAGCTGACTGAGCAGACAGGACTGGACCCCCGGCAGTTTACGGAAGCCGTACTGCTCCAGCTTCTTCTGCTCTTTCGTCAAAAGTAA
- a CDS encoding S8 family peptidase, producing MRVLPPIFVALALVGLAVIPLTWKQNQEMREPHPRLTSVNSSIPRINYIEQVRDIRRDLESRSHIKVLHHNERDKSHYVEHEVVVRFHPRPDAKTVEKLLASLDAKVKKDYGQAMIIKSQSLTTHDLMKKLAEHPDSLYAEPNYLLLPNRVPNDTYYREYQWNLPMIGMEKSWDITQGSSKVVVAIVDTGLDLKHPEFKDKVVDGYNVLEDNNHPEDDNGHGTHVAGVIAARTNNANGVAGMSWNSKLMPIKAIGSDGAGSAYDIAQGIYWATDHGADVINLSVGNYTPSAALQEACRYAFERNVVLVAASGNDASEQPSYPANYKEVLSVAAVDHNKERADFSNYGDSVDVAAPGVDIPSTYIYSDYAVLSGTSMACPHVTALASLIRSVRPGMKNTEVMELIRTSADDLGPPGKDKLYGYGLINVKNALNGAKPVKQELKKSKEPETLGGLLHKFFLRLRFGTE from the coding sequence TTGCGAGTCTTGCCCCCGATATTCGTAGCCCTCGCATTGGTCGGCTTGGCGGTTATTCCTTTGACCTGGAAACAAAACCAGGAGATGCGCGAGCCTCATCCCCGCCTGACCTCAGTGAACAGCAGCATTCCGAGGATTAACTATATCGAGCAAGTGCGGGATATCCGCCGGGATCTGGAAAGCCGATCCCATATCAAGGTCCTGCACCATAATGAGCGGGATAAGAGCCATTATGTCGAGCATGAGGTCGTCGTCCGTTTTCACCCGCGCCCCGATGCCAAAACGGTCGAAAAACTGCTCGCTTCGCTGGACGCAAAGGTAAAGAAAGATTACGGTCAAGCGATGATCATCAAATCGCAATCGCTCACAACCCACGACCTGATGAAAAAGCTGGCAGAGCATCCCGACTCCCTTTACGCTGAGCCCAACTATCTCTTGCTTCCCAATCGCGTCCCCAATGATACCTACTACAGGGAATATCAGTGGAACCTGCCGATGATTGGCATGGAAAAGAGTTGGGATATCACGCAAGGCAGCAGCAAGGTTGTGGTAGCCATCGTGGATACCGGGCTTGACCTGAAGCATCCCGAATTTAAGGACAAAGTGGTGGATGGCTACAACGTGCTGGAGGATAACAACCACCCGGAAGACGACAATGGTCATGGCACACACGTAGCTGGAGTGATTGCAGCGCGAACCAACAATGCGAACGGAGTTGCCGGCATGTCCTGGAACAGCAAGCTGATGCCCATCAAAGCCATCGGCTCGGATGGCGCCGGCTCCGCCTATGACATCGCGCAAGGCATCTATTGGGCGACTGACCATGGAGCCGATGTGATCAATCTCAGCGTAGGCAACTACACCCCCTCGGCAGCCTTACAGGAAGCCTGTCGCTACGCTTTTGAGCGAAACGTAGTCCTGGTGGCCGCTTCAGGAAATGACGCCAGTGAACAGCCGAGCTACCCTGCCAATTACAAAGAAGTACTCTCGGTTGCCGCCGTCGACCACAACAAGGAGCGGGCCGATTTTTCCAACTACGGAGATAGTGTCGATGTAGCTGCACCCGGTGTTGATATTCCCAGCACGTACATTTACAGCGACTATGCTGTACTGTCAGGCACCTCCATGGCCTGCCCGCACGTCACTGCTCTGGCCTCTCTGATCCGTTCTGTGCGGCCGGGCATGAAAAACACGGAAGTCATGGAACTGATCCGCACATCGGCAGACGACTTGGGACCTCCCGGCAAGGACAAGCTGTACGGTTACGGGCTGATTAATGTCAAGAACGCCCTGAACGGGGCAAAACCAGTCAAGCAAGAACTGAAGAAAAGCAAAGAGCCGGAAACACTCGGCGGACTCTTGCACAAATTCTTCTTGCGCCTTCGATTTGGAACGGAATAA
- a CDS encoding NAD(P)H-dependent oxidoreductase has protein sequence MKAYIVFAHEGHTSFCHEILNRTKQLLEREGISYNVRDLYQHHFQPVFRGEDMHRVEVGDVSADIAEEQQQITDADLLVMIFPIWWWSPPAIMKGYLDRVFTNGFAFRYGEKGPEGLLHGKRALVMTTTRESEHDMRASGLDHVVEKQMADGTLSMMGYQVVYHNFAAVPYVSERARKGMLNDIENDLQKILQPAGV, from the coding sequence TTGAAAGCGTATATTGTTTTTGCACATGAAGGACATACGAGCTTTTGCCATGAAATCCTGAATCGTACCAAGCAGCTCCTTGAGCGCGAAGGAATCTCCTACAACGTCCGCGACCTCTACCAACACCATTTCCAGCCGGTCTTTCGCGGTGAGGACATGCATCGGGTCGAAGTAGGCGACGTGAGCGCCGATATTGCGGAAGAGCAGCAGCAAATTACCGATGCCGACCTGCTTGTGATGATCTTCCCTATCTGGTGGTGGTCCCCTCCCGCAATTATGAAGGGGTACCTGGACCGTGTCTTTACCAATGGCTTTGCCTTTCGCTACGGTGAAAAAGGGCCGGAGGGTCTGCTTCACGGGAAGCGGGCACTCGTCATGACGACTACGCGGGAGTCCGAGCATGATATGCGGGCAAGCGGCTTGGATCATGTCGTGGAAAAACAGATGGCTGATGGCACGCTGAGCATGATGGGCTATCAGGTCGTTTACCATAATTTCGCAGCCGTTCCCTACGTAAGCGAGCGAGCTCGCAAAGGGATGCTGAATGATATCGAAAACGATTTGCAGAAAATCCTTCAGCCTGCCGGCGTATAA
- a CDS encoding ABC transporter permease — protein sequence MSNVSQLFWEEWRRLFANKTIRLVVFVVPLIYMTLFGFLYSEKKVTEIPTVVVDADQSELSRELSRAFDADQTFRVTHMVPTETEAMALIDKGEALVAVIIPNQLEMDVKAGREANVLTVIDGSNMMISNTAVRAANTVTKTVSAGVTLKKMEAHGGWGEEGKKLYTGIDYRYRVLYNPTFSYMSFMVFGLAGTVMQQVLFLGIALSVTQQKEEGTWRSTVAQHSFWAIAFSKLLPYLLVATFNLVLTFTLLLKGFGIPYYGSPGHLLLIGTAFNLAVLAIGFAISFYSKDQLQATQAAMMIAVPSFMLSGYTWPLMSMPTAIAAIGKSLPLTYFLDGVREILTKGHGLSAVTYHLAVLLFMTLLGLFAAYVTYLVQSKKASSAAGETTSA from the coding sequence GTGAGTAACGTATCCCAACTCTTTTGGGAGGAGTGGCGCCGTCTTTTTGCAAACAAGACGATTCGCCTGGTCGTGTTCGTCGTGCCGCTGATCTACATGACATTGTTCGGGTTCTTATACAGTGAGAAAAAAGTAACCGAGATTCCCACCGTCGTGGTGGATGCGGATCAGAGTGAACTGAGCAGAGAATTGTCCAGAGCCTTTGACGCCGATCAGACGTTCCGGGTGACCCATATGGTACCGACGGAAACGGAAGCGATGGCGCTCATCGACAAAGGGGAAGCATTGGTTGCCGTCATCATTCCGAACCAATTGGAAATGGATGTCAAGGCCGGTCGTGAAGCGAATGTGCTGACCGTGATTGATGGCAGCAATATGATGATTTCCAATACAGCCGTGCGGGCAGCCAACACAGTAACGAAAACGGTTTCTGCCGGTGTAACTCTGAAAAAAATGGAAGCACACGGAGGATGGGGAGAAGAAGGGAAGAAGCTGTACACTGGGATTGATTACCGCTATCGCGTTCTCTATAACCCGACGTTCAGCTACATGTCCTTTATGGTGTTTGGCTTGGCCGGAACGGTCATGCAGCAGGTGTTGTTTTTAGGGATCGCCCTCTCGGTGACGCAGCAGAAAGAAGAAGGAACCTGGAGAAGCACGGTGGCGCAGCATTCGTTTTGGGCGATTGCCTTTAGCAAGCTGCTGCCCTATCTGTTGGTTGCAACATTTAACCTCGTGCTCACATTTACTTTATTGCTAAAGGGTTTTGGCATTCCGTATTACGGAAGTCCCGGCCACTTGCTGTTGATCGGCACGGCCTTCAATCTTGCTGTACTGGCCATCGGCTTTGCCATCTCCTTTTACTCCAAAGACCAGCTGCAGGCGACACAGGCAGCGATGATGATCGCGGTTCCATCCTTTATGCTCTCCGGGTATACATGGCCGCTCATGTCCATGCCGACAGCGATTGCAGCCATCGGTAAATCACTGCCGCTGACCTATTTTCTCGATGGCGTCCGAGAGATTTTGACAAAAGGCCACGGCCTGTCCGCAGTCACCTATCACTTGGCTGTGCTTCTGTTCATGACGCTCTTGGGGCTGTTTGCCGCATATGTTACCTACCTGGTACAAAGCAAGAAAGCTTCCTCTGCAGCGGGTGAAACGACAAGTGCGTAG
- a CDS encoding metallophosphoesterase: MTWIFFSLFIIVLFARAYRNTFDVNTTSVGIALKPSDRLADAERHAPLSILHLSDLHMENISVKAEQIVRDYSEESIDLIAITGDLLDRHKNIPKAVHYVETIMSLRPRLGTFVVLGNHDYVLPLPKLAQLTAELKRLGCQVLINEHVTMELDGRPLHIIGVDDYGTGHSNLKKAFQDIPEEGLRLVLTHDPNLVLEMKDYAYDYLLSGHFHGGQIHWPKPFHLAKMGKLPKLNMVKGLHHYDGRPFYISEGLGQTGLNIRLRSRPEITLHTLAPASYFSSVEARNMTFPERTSHVGVHTIPAAEAASTLAVD; this comes from the coding sequence ATGACCTGGATTTTCTTTTCTTTATTCATCATTGTTCTTTTTGCCCGCGCCTACCGCAATACGTTTGACGTGAATACAACCTCTGTCGGCATTGCGCTGAAACCTTCTGATCGCTTGGCCGATGCTGAGCGTCATGCTCCGCTCTCCATCTTGCATCTTTCTGATCTGCACATGGAAAATATCTCTGTGAAAGCGGAGCAGATTGTTCGCGACTATTCGGAAGAGTCGATTGATTTGATTGCCATCACGGGTGATCTGTTGGATCGCCATAAAAATATTCCCAAAGCCGTTCATTATGTGGAAACGATCATGTCACTTCGTCCCCGTCTCGGGACATTTGTCGTCTTGGGCAACCATGACTACGTACTCCCGTTGCCCAAGCTGGCCCAGCTCACTGCGGAACTAAAACGCCTCGGCTGCCAGGTCTTGATCAACGAGCATGTCACGATGGAGTTGGATGGACGCCCCCTGCATATCATCGGGGTTGACGATTACGGCACGGGACACAGCAATCTGAAAAAGGCTTTTCAGGATATTCCCGAGGAAGGCTTGCGTCTCGTATTGACCCACGATCCAAACCTGGTCCTCGAAATGAAGGATTACGCCTATGACTATCTGCTGTCCGGTCATTTTCACGGGGGACAGATTCACTGGCCGAAGCCCTTTCATCTGGCGAAAATGGGGAAACTGCCCAAGCTCAATATGGTGAAAGGATTGCATCATTACGATGGCCGTCCTTTTTATATCAGTGAAGGCTTGGGTCAAACCGGACTGAATATCCGCTTGCGCTCTCGTCCTGAAATTACGCTGCATACGCTTGCGCCGGCTTCCTATTTTTCTTCTGTAGAGGCACGGAATATGACGTTCCCAGAGCGGACAAGCCACGTGGGCGTTCACACCATCCCTGCTGCAGAAGCCGCCTCCACCCTGGCGGTCGATTAA
- the acsA gene encoding acetate--CoA ligase, whose product MKVEMIKPVEGHSNLTNYDEAYANFDWAEVEKQFTWYETGKVNMAYEALDRHLLTDRRDQTALIYSNATREESYTFAQLSELSNKFGNVLRNLGISKGDRVFVFMPRSPELYVSFFGILKVGAIIGPLFEAFMEAAVRDRLEDSEAVAIVTTPELLPRIPVKELPHLKHVIVVGANETQEEGLIRYEQAMSEASADLEIEWVDREDGMILHYTSGSTGKPKGVLHVHNAMIQHLQTGKWILDFQEGDIYWCAADPGWVTGTAYGIFSPWLNGVTNVVRGGRFTPEAWYKTIEQYKVTIWYSAPTAFRMMMGAGDELVKQFDLSSLRHVLSVGEPLNPEVVYWGLRVFNQRIHDNWWMTETGGQIISNFRCMPIKPGSMGKPFPGIYATILDDQGNELPPNRMGNLAVRAPWPAMMRQIWKNKAKYEEYFRFPGWYVSGDSAYKDEDGYLWFQGRVDDVINTSGERVGPFEVESKLVEHPAVAEAGVIGKPDPVRGEVIKAFISLRAGYEPSEALMEEIRKFVKEGLAAHAAPREIEFRDKLPKTRSGKIMRRVLKAWELGLPTGDLSTMED is encoded by the coding sequence ATGAAAGTAGAAATGATTAAGCCTGTGGAAGGGCATAGCAATCTGACGAACTACGACGAAGCCTATGCCAACTTCGATTGGGCCGAAGTGGAAAAGCAGTTTACCTGGTACGAAACAGGCAAGGTAAACATGGCGTACGAAGCGCTTGATCGACATCTATTGACAGACCGTAGGGACCAAACTGCACTCATCTATAGCAATGCAACTCGAGAAGAAAGCTACACGTTTGCTCAATTGAGCGAGTTGTCCAACAAATTTGGGAATGTACTGCGCAACCTGGGAATCAGCAAGGGAGATCGCGTATTTGTCTTCATGCCGCGCTCCCCCGAATTATACGTGAGCTTTTTCGGCATTCTCAAAGTTGGGGCTATTATTGGACCGCTTTTTGAAGCATTCATGGAAGCGGCCGTCCGTGACCGCCTGGAAGACAGCGAAGCGGTTGCGATCGTAACCACCCCTGAGCTTTTGCCCCGTATCCCGGTCAAAGAATTGCCGCATTTGAAGCATGTGATTGTCGTCGGAGCAAATGAAACACAGGAAGAAGGCCTGATTCGTTACGAACAGGCGATGAGCGAGGCTTCTGCTGATCTGGAGATCGAATGGGTGGACCGAGAGGATGGCATGATTCTTCACTATACCTCCGGTTCGACAGGCAAACCCAAAGGGGTACTGCATGTGCACAATGCGATGATCCAGCATTTGCAGACGGGAAAATGGATTCTCGATTTTCAGGAAGGCGATATCTACTGGTGTGCGGCAGACCCTGGATGGGTGACTGGCACCGCCTATGGCATATTCTCACCCTGGCTGAATGGAGTGACCAATGTCGTCCGCGGCGGACGCTTCACCCCGGAAGCATGGTACAAAACCATTGAGCAATACAAAGTGACGATCTGGTACAGCGCCCCTACGGCGTTCCGCATGATGATGGGGGCGGGCGACGAGCTTGTGAAGCAATTCGACCTGTCTTCCCTGCGTCATGTGCTCAGCGTCGGAGAGCCGCTCAACCCGGAAGTGGTGTATTGGGGATTGCGCGTCTTTAACCAGCGAATCCACGACAACTGGTGGATGACAGAAACAGGCGGACAAATCATTTCCAATTTCCGTTGCATGCCGATCAAGCCCGGTTCCATGGGCAAGCCTTTTCCCGGCATCTATGCCACGATCCTCGATGATCAGGGAAATGAACTGCCTCCAAACCGGATGGGCAACCTGGCTGTCCGCGCGCCTTGGCCTGCAATGATGAGACAGATATGGAAAAACAAGGCGAAGTACGAAGAATATTTCCGCTTCCCAGGCTGGTATGTATCTGGAGATTCGGCTTACAAGGACGAGGATGGGTATCTCTGGTTCCAGGGCCGCGTAGACGATGTGATCAACACCTCGGGTGAGCGTGTGGGTCCCTTTGAAGTGGAGAGCAAGCTGGTAGAGCATCCGGCTGTTGCTGAAGCAGGTGTGATCGGCAAGCCTGATCCGGTGCGCGGGGAAGTCATCAAAGCGTTCATCTCCCTGCGTGCAGGCTATGAACCAAGCGAAGCGTTGATGGAAGAGATTCGCAAATTTGTGAAGGAAGGTCTGGCGGCGCACGCGGCTCCCAGAGAGATCGAGTTCCGCGACAAGCTGCCAAAGACACGCTCCGGAAAAATCATGCGCCGTGTTCTGAAGGCATGGGAGCTGGGTCTGCCTACTGGAGATCTGTCTACCATGGAAGATTAA
- a CDS encoding Cof-type HAD-IIB family hydrolase: MAYKIVFFDIDGTLLNTAHSIPPYTKEAVRQLKANGVQVAIATGRAPYHLRPIAQELDIDTFVSFNGSYVIADGKQISHTPLPLETLAALEQAASANNHPMVFLGPETCYANAEQHPEVIDSFRFLRLSPPDAHPRYWETTPIYQAFLYCKAHEEQRYTAGAHRVSYVRWHPNVMDVLPQNGSKARGIEAVLRYYGLRPEQAVAFGDGLNDREMLSYVGMGVAMGNAHDEVKPLAKRITRHVDDNGIYHGLRELALI, encoded by the coding sequence ATGGCATACAAGATCGTCTTTTTTGACATTGACGGCACGTTGTTGAACACGGCTCACAGCATTCCCCCCTATACAAAAGAGGCCGTCCGCCAACTAAAAGCAAACGGTGTGCAGGTAGCAATCGCCACCGGCAGAGCCCCTTATCACCTGCGTCCGATCGCACAGGAGCTGGACATCGATACCTTTGTCAGCTTTAACGGCTCCTACGTCATCGCCGACGGAAAGCAAATCTCCCATACTCCGCTGCCGCTTGAAACGCTTGCAGCCCTGGAGCAGGCGGCGAGTGCGAACAATCACCCCATGGTCTTTCTCGGTCCAGAAACCTGCTATGCGAATGCCGAGCAGCATCCCGAAGTAATTGATTCCTTTCGCTTCTTGCGGTTATCACCGCCGGATGCCCATCCACGGTACTGGGAAACCACTCCGATTTACCAAGCGTTTCTCTACTGCAAAGCTCACGAGGAACAAAGGTACACTGCCGGAGCACACCGGGTTTCCTATGTGCGCTGGCATCCAAATGTGATGGACGTGCTGCCCCAAAACGGTTCCAAGGCACGGGGGATTGAAGCGGTCCTTCGCTATTATGGTTTGCGGCCTGAACAGGCGGTTGCCTTCGGTGACGGCCTCAATGACCGCGAGATGCTCTCCTATGTGGGCATGGGAGTTGCCATGGGCAATGCACATGACGAGGTAAAGCCGCTGGCCAAACGAATCACACGCCATGTAGATGACAACGGCATCTATCACGGTTTGCGCGAGCTGGCGTTAATCTGA
- a CDS encoding HlyD family secretion protein codes for MNKRAWLGVTGFVASIAVLGVYLMGPGAGSVAGQRAVQVAGVIEGTEADLSFKMGGSIAEIAVKEGEDVKAGQLVATLNSEELLAKREQAQAAYHLAQVKLEQAKKGVGITDSSSNAQINQAKAVVESAKAQYEANKNGARTEEIAQLQAKQQAAQTAKQIAQTQLDRMTKLLAEGAVPQVKVDEARMDYDKAEAELKAVEEQLKMAQTGARKEQLDASKAQWEQAQAAYDQAVAGRGQVGLKELDVKSAEAGVQQAKGALDEIEAYLNNTKLMAPMDGVVKSIAVQKGELVAQGFTVLTIQSRENNYVKFYVDEYQIAGIKAGDEVSLHVPSLNRDTRARVLTVAPAADFAVKKATQELGDRDIRSFQVKMEIQDAELRPGLSVEWKLEGAGNRE; via the coding sequence ATGAATAAACGCGCGTGGTTGGGAGTTACCGGATTTGTCGCCAGTATTGCTGTGCTGGGAGTATATCTCATGGGCCCGGGGGCAGGCAGTGTGGCAGGACAACGAGCGGTGCAGGTAGCAGGTGTTATTGAAGGAACAGAGGCCGACCTTTCCTTCAAGATGGGAGGCTCCATCGCAGAGATTGCCGTCAAGGAAGGCGAAGACGTAAAGGCCGGACAACTGGTGGCAACCCTGAACAGTGAGGAACTGCTGGCGAAACGGGAGCAGGCGCAAGCAGCTTATCATCTCGCCCAGGTAAAACTGGAGCAGGCAAAAAAAGGGGTCGGCATAACGGATAGTTCCAGCAACGCCCAGATCAATCAGGCCAAAGCCGTCGTCGAATCGGCAAAAGCCCAATACGAAGCCAATAAAAACGGCGCTCGCACGGAAGAAATCGCACAGCTCCAGGCTAAGCAGCAAGCCGCCCAAACGGCAAAACAGATCGCACAAACCCAGCTCGACCGGATGACGAAGCTGTTGGCCGAAGGAGCCGTTCCACAGGTAAAAGTGGATGAAGCCCGCATGGATTACGATAAAGCGGAGGCCGAACTGAAAGCCGTCGAGGAACAGCTCAAAATGGCGCAAACAGGCGCTCGCAAAGAACAGCTGGATGCTTCCAAAGCTCAGTGGGAACAGGCACAGGCAGCCTATGACCAGGCTGTTGCCGGACGCGGTCAGGTCGGACTTAAGGAGCTGGACGTAAAGTCTGCAGAAGCAGGTGTTCAGCAGGCAAAGGGTGCGCTGGATGAAATCGAGGCGTATCTCAACAACACTAAGCTCATGGCCCCTATGGATGGTGTGGTCAAATCGATTGCCGTACAAAAAGGGGAGCTGGTGGCCCAAGGGTTTACCGTGCTTACGATTCAAAGCAGAGAAAACAATTACGTCAAATTTTATGTAGATGAATACCAGATTGCCGGCATCAAAGCAGGGGATGAGGTGTCGTTGCATGTCCCTTCCCTGAATCGGGACACACGGGCCCGTGTACTGACCGTAGCCCCTGCCGCTGATTTCGCTGTGAAAAAAGCGACCCAAGAGCTTGGGGATCGCGACATTCGCTCCTTCCAGGTAAAAATGGAGATCCAGGATGCAGAACTGCGACCGGGCCTCAGTGTCGAATGGAAGCTCGAAGGGGCTGGTAATCGTGAGTAA
- a CDS encoding ABC transporter ATP-binding protein → MAKVVLDHIYKKYGNNVIAVNDFHLEIEDREFLVLVGPSGCGKSTTLRMIAGLEEISEGDLFIGDRRVNDVAPKDRDIAMVFQSYALYPHMNVYDNMAFGLKLRKFSKAEIDKRIQEAARILDITHLLDRKPKALSGGQRQRVALGRAIVREPQVFLMDEPLSNLDAKLRVQMRTEILKLHQRLNTTIIYVTHDQTEAMTMGDRIVVMKDGVIQQVATPTDIYNYPVNQFVASFIGSPAMNFIKGNISEKDGRLVFDAANIHVSFPADKEKILRDRGYVNKAVTFGIRPEDIYSDNQFMEANPFDSSIEAVIDVVENMGSELFFYFSNVGDTQMVARVDAREGFKPRMSVKLAMDLSKCHVFDSETELAVF, encoded by the coding sequence ATGGCAAAAGTAGTACTGGATCACATCTACAAAAAATACGGAAACAACGTCATCGCCGTCAATGACTTCCATCTGGAGATTGAGGACAGGGAATTCCTGGTGCTGGTCGGACCCTCTGGCTGCGGAAAATCGACCACACTGCGGATGATCGCAGGATTGGAAGAAATATCGGAAGGCGATCTGTTTATCGGTGATCGCCGTGTCAACGACGTTGCCCCCAAGGATCGGGATATCGCGATGGTATTCCAGAGCTACGCCCTCTACCCGCACATGAATGTATATGACAACATGGCTTTCGGTTTGAAGCTGCGAAAGTTTTCCAAGGCTGAGATTGACAAACGGATTCAGGAAGCTGCTCGTATCCTGGACATTACCCATTTGCTCGATCGAAAGCCGAAAGCGCTTTCTGGAGGTCAACGCCAGCGTGTCGCACTCGGCCGCGCGATTGTTCGAGAGCCGCAGGTATTTTTGATGGACGAACCGCTCTCCAACCTGGATGCCAAGCTGCGTGTACAGATGAGAACTGAAATCTTGAAGCTTCACCAACGCCTGAATACAACGATTATTTACGTTACGCATGACCAGACCGAAGCGATGACCATGGGTGACCGTATTGTCGTCATGAAAGACGGGGTCATCCAGCAGGTAGCAACGCCAACGGACATTTACAACTATCCTGTCAACCAGTTTGTCGCCAGCTTCATCGGCTCGCCGGCTATGAACTTTATCAAAGGGAACATTTCGGAAAAAGACGGCCGACTGGTCTTTGACGCAGCCAATATTCATGTGAGCTTCCCGGCGGACAAGGAAAAGATCCTGCGGGATCGCGGGTATGTAAACAAAGCCGTCACCTTTGGTATCCGTCCGGAGGATATTTACAGCGATAACCAATTTATGGAAGCGAACCCGTTTGACAGCTCGATCGAGGCGGTCATTGATGTTGTAGAAAATATGGGTTCTGAGCTGTTCTTCTACTTTTCCAATGTGGGCGATACCCAAATGGTCGCACGTGTCGATGCCCGCGAAGGCTTTAAACCGCGCATGTCTGTCAAGCTGGCCATGGATTTGTCCAAATGCCATGTATTTGACAGTGAAACAGAATTGGCGGTATTCTAA